One genomic region from Pristiophorus japonicus isolate sPriJap1 chromosome 27, sPriJap1.hap1, whole genome shotgun sequence encodes:
- the LOC139239297 gene encoding tetratricopeptide repeat protein 9C-like: MATQNRREDQFETRIQQAIQYKVEGNQHFKQKKVREAISRYHWALMHLRGLDPEEPTPLEAFGVEKVKLSTEQTELLHTTTCDCYNNLAACLLLSEKVNYERVRDYCMKVLDRQADNSKALYRAGVALYNIGDYDRARHYLTAAAKICPNDANVKRYIQETELRLSRYYEKEKMMYRGMFGQ; the protein is encoded by the exons ATGGCAACGCAG AATCGGCGCGAGGACCAGTTCGAGACTCGAATTCAACAAGCCATTCAATACAAGGTGGAGGGCAACCAGCACTTCAAGCAGAAGAAGGTGCGCGAGGCCATTAGCAGGTACCACTGGGCGCTCATGCATCTGAGGGGCCTGGACCCCGAGGAGCCCACCCCCCTGGAGGCGTTTGGCGTCGAGAAGGTCAAGCTGAGCACCGAGCAGACGGAGTTACTCCACACCACCACGTGCGACTGTTACAACAACCTAGCGG cctgcctcctcctgtccgaaaaGGTGAATTACGAGCGTGTCAGGGACTACTGCATGAAGGTGTTGGACCGACAAGCTGACAACAGCAAGGCTCTGTACCGAGCTGGAGTGGCTCTCTACAACATCGGAGACTATGACCGAGCTCGACACTATCTCACAGCGGCTGCCAAGATCTGCCCGAACG ATGCCAATGTCAAGCGGTATATCCAGGAGACGGAGCTACGACTCAGCCGGTACTATGAGAAGGAGAAGATGATGTACAGGGGCATGTTTGGCCAGTga